Proteins encoded within one genomic window of Coregonus clupeaformis isolate EN_2021a unplaced genomic scaffold, ASM2061545v1 scaf0510, whole genome shotgun sequence:
- the LOC123484959 gene encoding uncharacterized protein LOC123484959, translating to MVRHIVYCLLCESSQDQLPTHLLRTCMKDNTPEERHAEVERAKASQRTWAKEGRVWDFNDLSSLVKDNASCMALAKTFLERGFFVTNMPQEVLATDSARQSAATRVTPSTKRFSLLEFFKPKVEATYARLRLNDSVEKGRLNEFRRYCVSVMMLEHHKTPRAVMELTVEDWHNRTLLDGGGAVIKTTHGGAPDSLTLTNEQEAWFDCYFSRVRSVYLTTQEKPMSDKGRKCKLTVNNELF from the coding sequence ATGGTGAGACATATCGTCTATTGCCTCCTCTGCGAGTCATCCCAGGACCAGCTTCCCACTCATTTGCTCCGGACGTGCATGAAGGACAATACTCCGGAGGAGCGGCATGCTGAGGTGGAAAGGGCGAAGGCGTCGCAGAGAACGTGGGCTAAAGAAGGTCGGGTGTGGGACTTCAACGACCTGTCTAGCCTGGTAAAGGACAACGCATCCTGCATGGCTCTTGCCAAAACATTTTTGGAAAGGGGATTCTTCGTCACCAATATGCCTCAGGAAGTGTTGGCAACGGACTCGGCCCGACAATCCGCAGCGACACGAGTGACTCCGTCCACCAAAAGGTTCAGTCTTCTAGAGTTCTTCAAACCAAAGGTTGAAGCAACATACGCCCGGCTACGGCTGAATGACAGCGTTGAAAAGGGGAGACTGAATGAGTTCAGGAGGTACTGTGTTTCTGTGATGATGCTGGAGCATCACAAAACGCCACGCGCAGTCATGGAGCTGACGGTAGAGGACTGGCATAACCGCACATTGCTTGATGGAGGAGGAGCTGTCATCAAAACAACTCACGGCGGCGCACCGGACAGCCTCACGCTGACAAATGAACAGGAGGCCTGGTTTGACTGCTACTTTTCCAGGGTCCGATCGGTGTACCTTACGACCCAAGAAAAGCCGATGTCCGACAAAGGCAGGAAATGTAAATTGACTGTCAACAATGAGTTGTTTTAA